The proteins below come from a single Candidatus Zixiibacteriota bacterium genomic window:
- a CDS encoding class I SAM-dependent methyltransferase, whose product MPPKGKTAVISVAKAIERTIERFPFEGYMSTATEPRSAHMNIANAVLSHLEAGATILDFGCGPCDKTAILQLLGYKCSGFDPLEDNWHTLPGNREKIQRFTDECGIDFMLAEGGKLPFEKESFDMVMMNDVLEHLHDSPRDLLNDLLELCKPEGLLFVTVPNAVNIRKRLDVLFGRTNLPRFDGFYWYPGCWKGHIREYVRDDLAKLAEFLDLEILELRGCDHMLEKLPRVSIPIYLLATRFLDGLKDSWILLARKKPNWKARKAIPEDELNELLGKSTSFRY is encoded by the coding sequence CGTTCGAGGGATATATGTCTACAGCGACTGAGCCGAGGTCGGCTCATATGAACATCGCAAACGCGGTGCTCAGCCACCTCGAAGCGGGCGCGACGATACTCGATTTCGGCTGCGGACCCTGCGACAAGACCGCCATACTCCAGCTTCTCGGCTACAAATGCTCAGGCTTTGATCCACTGGAGGATAACTGGCACACATTGCCCGGCAACCGAGAGAAAATTCAGAGATTCACGGACGAGTGCGGGATTGATTTCATGCTGGCAGAGGGCGGCAAACTGCCGTTCGAGAAAGAATCTTTTGACATGGTAATGATGAACGATGTGCTGGAACATCTGCACGACTCTCCGCGCGACCTTCTCAATGATCTGCTGGAGCTCTGTAAACCTGAGGGCCTCCTGTTTGTGACAGTCCCCAACGCCGTTAACATCAGGAAACGTCTCGACGTGTTGTTCGGCAGAACGAACCTTCCTCGATTCGACGGCTTCTACTGGTATCCGGGCTGCTGGAAAGGACACATTCGCGAGTATGTGAGGGATGACCTCGCGAAGCTGGCCGAGTTTCTCGATCTCGAAATTCTCGAACTCAGAGGCTGCGATCACATGCTTGAGAAACTGCCACGGGTGTCAATTCCGATATACTTGCTGGCAACGAGATTCCTCGACGGGCTAAAGGATTCCTGGATACTCCTGGCCAGAAAAAAGCCGAACTGGAAGGCGCGAAAGGCAATCCCCGAGGATGAACTCAATGAATTGTTGGGTAAGTCTACGTCCTTTCGGTATTAG
- a CDS encoding transposase, whose product MQTKREHRQQEMMLLPSLESLIPKDHYLRRLDRVLNLSFVHDAVRDRYCQDNGHPSIDPEVVVRLFLIQAMDGISHVRELMRQVQVNLAYRWFIGYRLDEKLPDHSTLSRALERYIQKLWIE is encoded by the coding sequence ATGCAAACAAAGAGAGAACATAGACAGCAGGAAATGATGCTCCTCCCGTCTCTGGAGAGTTTGATACCGAAGGATCACTATCTTCGTCGACTTGATCGTGTATTGAATCTGAGTTTTGTACACGATGCGGTTCGCGACCGTTATTGCCAGGACAACGGTCATCCTTCTATTGATCCGGAAGTTGTCGTACGGTTGTTTCTGATCCAGGCGATGGATGGTATTTCCCATGTACGGGAGTTGATGCGTCAGGTTCAGGTGAACCTTGCTTACAGGTGGTTCATCGGTTATCGATTGGATGAGAAGTTGCCGGATCATTCGACACTGTCACGTGCGTTGG